A genomic stretch from Hydrogenimonas urashimensis includes:
- a CDS encoding cold-shock protein translates to MADIINGTVKWFNTEKGYGFIQPEDGGKDVFVHFRQVNHTGFGRVELNEGQKVTFSIGQGEKGPQAENVTPL, encoded by the coding sequence ATGGCAGATATTATCAACGGAACCGTCAAATGGTTCAATACCGAAAAAGGCTACGGCTTTATCCAACCCGAAGATGGCGGCAAAGATGTCTTCGTTCATTTCCGTCAAGTCAATCATACAGGTTTCGGCCGTGTCGAACTTAACGAAGGTCAGAAAGTCACTTTCTCTATCGGACAGGGAGAAAAAGGCCCTCAGGCAGAAAACGTTACTCCGCTGTAA
- a CDS encoding DUF1800 domain-containing protein has product MKWLLVLYMLILSFAGCGSEGNSHTHVNPVTYRVASAEEASAFLSRATFGATREEIDDLVSGGDYEAWLEAQFAKAPTYHVAWAHAHAKGVGRVPDLSLHREDWKTYSDALGDLQRDAWWDIAVYGEDQLRQRVAFALSEVLVISRNGPLLTYPDARMSYYDVLVKNAFGNFETLLREVTYHPAMGRYLSYLGNAKADPSVGSHPDENYAREVMQLFTIGLYELNMDGTYKTIGGRRIATYTQDDIREMARVFTGLSDDNGHFETEACFDSYHARTSPMAAFETYHDTGEKRILHARKIIPAGGDTKTDINTALHLLFEHPNTAPFISRQLIQRLVTSNPSPAYVERVARVFADNGRGVRGDLKAVVKAILLDEEALHGKENDPEHFGKFREPMLYITHLWRAFHAQNAENNLTQGDDVLYRYKSFNFHGTGMMKQEGPLEALTVFNYFAPDDAPAALKKRNLAAPELELYGKQGIDDVLMGLITKNGFVYRTFHITAALQFEQEKELVHSKKHDALLDRLDLILTGGNLSQNTRSAIKRYMQNHSGLSDENLTRLTIGLVMTSPDYALQR; this is encoded by the coding sequence ATGAAATGGTTGCTTGTTTTGTATATGCTCATACTTTCATTTGCCGGTTGCGGATCGGAAGGAAATAGCCATACACATGTAAATCCTGTAACGTACAGAGTCGCTTCTGCCGAGGAAGCTTCGGCTTTTCTCTCACGCGCTACATTCGGTGCGACAAGGGAAGAGATCGACGATCTTGTCTCCGGTGGAGATTACGAAGCGTGGCTGGAGGCTCAGTTTGCCAAAGCCCCCACTTACCACGTCGCCTGGGCGCATGCCCATGCCAAGGGGGTCGGCCGTGTGCCCGATCTCAGTCTCCACCGCGAAGACTGGAAAACCTACAGCGATGCACTGGGGGACCTGCAGCGGGATGCGTGGTGGGATATCGCCGTTTATGGAGAGGATCAGCTCCGCCAGCGGGTGGCCTTCGCACTCAGCGAGGTACTCGTCATCTCCCGCAACGGCCCTCTGCTGACCTATCCGGATGCGCGGATGTCCTACTACGATGTGCTGGTAAAGAATGCCTTCGGCAATTTCGAAACACTGCTTCGGGAGGTGACCTACCACCCGGCGATGGGCCGATATCTCAGCTATCTCGGCAACGCCAAAGCCGATCCTTCCGTGGGAAGCCACCCGGATGAGAACTACGCCAGAGAGGTGATGCAGCTTTTTACCATCGGGCTGTATGAACTCAATATGGATGGAACATACAAAACCATCGGAGGCAGACGGATCGCCACCTATACGCAGGACGATATCCGGGAGATGGCAAGAGTCTTCACCGGTCTCAGTGACGACAACGGACACTTCGAGACAGAGGCCTGTTTCGACAGTTACCATGCCCGGACCTCTCCGATGGCCGCATTCGAAACCTATCACGACACCGGTGAGAAGAGGATACTGCACGCCCGAAAGATCATTCCTGCAGGCGGAGATACCAAAACCGATATCAATACGGCCCTGCATCTGCTTTTCGAACATCCCAATACAGCCCCCTTCATCTCCCGGCAGCTTATCCAAAGGCTGGTCACCTCCAACCCTTCGCCGGCCTATGTCGAGCGGGTCGCCCGGGTGTTCGCCGACAACGGTCGCGGAGTCCGCGGGGATCTCAAAGCGGTGGTCAAAGCGATTCTGCTCGATGAAGAGGCACTGCACGGAAAAGAGAACGATCCCGAACACTTCGGGAAATTTAGAGAACCGATGCTCTACATCACCCACCTGTGGCGCGCCTTTCATGCCCAAAACGCTGAGAACAATCTCACCCAGGGAGATGACGTCCTCTATCGCTACAAATCGTTCAATTTCCACGGAACGGGGATGATGAAGCAGGAGGGGCCGCTGGAAGCCCTGACGGTCTTTAACTATTTCGCTCCCGATGACGCACCGGCAGCGCTCAAAAAACGCAATCTCGCCGCACCCGAGCTGGAACTGTACGGCAAACAGGGAATCGATGATGTGCTGATGGGGCTCATTACGAAAAACGGCTTTGTCTACCGGACCTTCCATATCACGGCAGCGCTTCAGTTCGAGCAAGAAAAAGAGCTGGTACACAGTAAAAAGCATGATGCTCTGCTCGACCGTCTCGATCTGATTTTGACCGGTGGAAATCTCAGCCAAAACACCCGCTCCGCCATCAAAAGATACATGCAGAACCATTCCGGTCTGAGCGATGAGAATCTGACACGCCTGACGATCGGGCTGGTGATGACATCCCCCGACTATGCGCTGCAGCGTTAA
- the purL gene encoding phosphoribosylformylglycinamidine synthase subunit PurL encodes MQQDIAEILKAHKLSQEDYDHIKKILGRLPNIVEIGIFSAMWSEHCSYKSSKKYLRGFPTEAPWVIQGPGENAGVIDIGDGYAAVFKMESHNHPSFIEPYQGAATGVGGILRDVFTMGARPVANLNALRFGRVRGDDASAAYQRHLVRGVVAGIGGYGNCMGVPTVGGETFFDDSYNGNILVNAFTLGIAKADEIFYGKAEGIGNPVIYVGSKTGRDGLGGAVMSSDSFTEESKSLRPTVQVGDPFTEKLLLEACLELFKTDYVVGIQDMGAAGLTSSSFEMAGRSGSGMRMDLDKVPMREEGMTPYELMLSESQERMLICARKGTEDKIIEIFNKWDLDCAVIGEVTDTGRMELYWHGEKVADVPVDPVSEEAPVLDRPVKRPAYLDEIADIDIDRFDLPSNQEAFETLVKSIEVVDKAWVYEQYDSMVQTNTVKKGGDLDGSVIRVKENGRAIAMSSDCNPRYCYIDPKGGAAAAVMESGRNVVMTGAKPLAITDCLNYGNPENPEVMWQFAQGCEGIKEACAKLNTPVTGGNVSLYNETNGVSVFPTPTIGMVGLNDDQHKVLPSCFQKEGNRLLLLGETRKEFGGSLYLKELFKTVGGKLPAIDYDKELALWDLIIEANKEGLLKAAKDLNVGGLAIAVAKMAAVGGMGAEVEADLGENVNIFSESLSRALLEVAPEHAEAVTKMAEARGLACQVIGTVGGDSVKINDVHMPMRQLDDLYSNTFKRIIEQDI; translated from the coding sequence ATGCAACAGGATATTGCCGAAATATTGAAGGCGCACAAACTCTCCCAGGAGGATTACGACCATATCAAGAAAATCCTCGGACGGCTTCCCAACATCGTGGAAATCGGCATCTTCAGTGCCATGTGGAGCGAACACTGCAGCTACAAATCGAGCAAGAAGTATCTGCGGGGTTTTCCCACCGAAGCGCCGTGGGTCATCCAGGGGCCGGGCGAGAACGCGGGTGTCATCGATATCGGCGACGGGTACGCGGCTGTCTTCAAAATGGAGAGCCACAACCACCCGAGTTTCATCGAACCCTACCAGGGGGCGGCGACGGGTGTCGGCGGGATTTTGCGCGACGTCTTCACGATGGGGGCGCGTCCCGTGGCCAACCTGAACGCCCTGCGTTTCGGGCGTGTCCGTGGCGACGACGCATCGGCGGCCTACCAGCGCCACCTGGTGCGGGGCGTCGTGGCGGGCATCGGCGGTTACGGCAACTGCATGGGGGTTCCCACCGTCGGCGGTGAAACCTTCTTCGACGACAGTTACAACGGCAACATCCTGGTTAACGCCTTTACGCTGGGCATCGCCAAAGCGGACGAAATCTTCTACGGCAAAGCCGAAGGTATCGGCAACCCGGTTATCTATGTCGGCTCCAAAACGGGCCGCGACGGCCTGGGCGGGGCGGTGATGAGCTCGGACAGCTTCACCGAAGAGTCCAAAAGTCTGCGCCCCACCGTCCAGGTGGGCGACCCCTTCACCGAAAAACTGCTGCTCGAAGCGTGCCTGGAGCTTTTCAAAACCGACTATGTCGTCGGCATCCAGGACATGGGCGCGGCGGGCCTTACCTCCAGCTCCTTCGAGATGGCGGGCCGAAGCGGCAGCGGTATGCGGATGGACCTGGACAAAGTCCCCATGCGCGAAGAAGGAATGACCCCCTACGAGCTGATGCTCAGCGAATCCCAGGAGCGGATGCTCATCTGCGCCCGCAAGGGAACGGAAGATAAGATCATCGAAATTTTCAACAAATGGGACCTCGACTGCGCCGTCATCGGCGAAGTGACCGACACGGGCCGCATGGAGCTTTACTGGCACGGCGAAAAGGTGGCCGACGTGCCGGTCGACCCGGTGAGCGAAGAGGCGCCCGTGCTCGACCGTCCCGTCAAACGCCCCGCCTATCTCGACGAGATCGCCGACATCGACATCGACCGTTTCGACCTGCCTTCCAACCAGGAAGCTTTTGAAACCCTCGTCAAATCGATCGAAGTGGTGGACAAAGCGTGGGTCTACGAGCAGTACGACTCGATGGTGCAGACCAACACTGTCAAAAAAGGGGGCGACCTGGACGGCTCGGTCATCCGCGTCAAGGAGAACGGCCGCGCCATCGCCATGAGCAGCGACTGCAACCCCCGCTACTGCTACATCGACCCCAAAGGCGGCGCCGCGGCGGCGGTGATGGAGTCGGGCCGCAACGTGGTCATGACCGGTGCCAAGCCTCTGGCCATCACCGACTGCCTCAACTACGGCAACCCCGAAAACCCCGAAGTGATGTGGCAGTTCGCCCAGGGGTGCGAAGGCATCAAGGAAGCGTGCGCGAAACTGAACACCCCCGTCACCGGCGGCAACGTCTCTTTGTACAACGAAACCAACGGCGTCAGCGTCTTCCCCACCCCCACTATCGGCATGGTCGGCCTCAATGACGATCAGCACAAAGTGCTCCCCTCCTGCTTCCAGAAAGAGGGCAACCGACTCCTGCTCCTCGGCGAAACCCGTAAAGAGTTCGGCGGAAGTCTCTACCTCAAAGAGCTCTTCAAAACCGTCGGCGGCAAACTCCCCGCCATCGACTACGACAAAGAGCTGGCGCTGTGGGACCTGATAATCGAGGCCAACAAAGAGGGACTCCTTAAAGCTGCCAAAGACCTGAATGTCGGAGGCCTCGCCATCGCCGTCGCCAAGATGGCCGCTGTCGGCGGCATGGGCGCTGAAGTCGAAGCCGACCTTGGTGAAAACGTCAACATCTTCAGCGAAAGCCTCTCCCGCGCCCTGTTGGAAGTCGCACCCGAGCATGCCGAAGCGGTCACCAAAATGGCTGAAGCACGTGGGCTTGCCTGCCAGGTTATCGGTACTGTGGGTGGGGACAGCGTGAAAATCAACGATGTTCACATGCCTATGAGGCAGCTGGATGATCTCTATTCCAATACATTTAAAAGAATTATCGAGCAGGATATCTAA
- a CDS encoding ATP-binding protein, whose translation MEVFESLRKVSYHKLKQKLPEYRRFLYRNILESDSRIVGIYGARGVGKTTLMLQVAQTLDYAPDELLYLSCDHPLFTEVSLYAFVEYFYEHGGKCILIDEIHEAKNFEREMKAVYDFLKIKVIFSGSSAVKITNASFARRYAMFHLPALSLREYMEMALKMSFDAYPLEKILQKHTVIADAVNRELGERKILKLYRDYLDHGAYPYYFDDPESYYQKMVDSINTALYTDIALLYGVPAEKVTLLKKLLLTICVSKPLELSIEKLSKRVGVSKATLYKYIDYLHRAELLKHITHEAKRFKSMQKPDKLYLAHPNLFNALCKQSDIGTLRETFFAFSLSYGHSIHYLDRGDFLIDENITFEIGGRNKSFEQIKEVHNAFVAADDIEIGFKNRIPLWLFGFLY comes from the coding sequence ATGGAAGTATTTGAAAGCCTCCGAAAGGTCTCCTACCATAAGTTGAAGCAGAAGCTTCCAGAGTATCGTCGATTTTTGTATCGGAACATACTCGAGAGCGATAGCCGCATCGTCGGTATCTATGGCGCTCGCGGCGTGGGGAAGACGACGCTGATGCTGCAGGTGGCGCAGACGCTCGATTATGCTCCCGACGAATTGCTCTATCTCTCGTGCGATCATCCGCTTTTTACGGAGGTGTCGCTCTATGCTTTCGTCGAGTATTTTTATGAGCATGGTGGAAAGTGTATCCTGATCGATGAGATACACGAGGCGAAGAATTTCGAGCGGGAGATGAAAGCCGTTTATGATTTTCTAAAGATCAAAGTGATCTTTTCCGGTTCATCGGCCGTGAAAATCACCAACGCATCCTTCGCCAGGCGTTATGCGATGTTTCATCTGCCGGCGCTCTCCCTGCGGGAGTATATGGAGATGGCGTTGAAGATGAGCTTCGACGCCTATCCTCTTGAAAAGATTCTGCAAAAGCATACCGTGATCGCGGATGCTGTCAACAGAGAGCTTGGTGAGCGGAAAATATTGAAGCTCTACAGAGATTATCTCGATCACGGGGCCTATCCCTACTATTTCGACGATCCCGAGAGCTACTACCAAAAAATGGTCGACAGTATCAATACGGCGCTCTATACGGATATCGCACTCCTGTATGGAGTCCCCGCCGAGAAAGTCACTCTGCTCAAAAAGCTCCTGCTGACCATCTGTGTATCGAAGCCTCTGGAGCTCTCCATAGAAAAACTCTCCAAAAGGGTCGGTGTCTCCAAGGCGACACTCTACAAATATATCGATTATCTGCACCGTGCCGAGCTTTTGAAGCATATCACCCACGAAGCGAAACGGTTCAAGTCGATGCAAAAACCGGACAAGCTCTATCTGGCGCATCCGAATCTTTTCAATGCTCTGTGCAAACAGAGCGATATCGGCACACTCAGAGAGACGTTTTTTGCTTTCTCTCTTTCGTATGGGCATTCCATCCATTATCTCGACAGAGGCGATTTTCTCATTGATGAGAACATCACATTCGAGATCGGCGGCAGAAATAAATCCTTCGAACAGATTAAAGAAGTTCATAACGCTTTTGTAGCGGCGGATGATATCGAGATAGGATTCAAAAACAGAATACCGTTGTGGCTGTTTGGGTTTCTGTATTGA
- a CDS encoding AAA family ATPase: protein MRKTNVSLKNSDKYICDNIKRIKPDDIDFYSSNIFKGLRDFTENVVVKLSGEEYYSHDIFNNVKGKVFSNGKYKFLKDFHQLLQKSMSHYTEVGENATRLIFKYYEYLLKIKTLMKNEFDLDLLSGLEIIEDFINEDKDLKEYYEKIANVISTPTIFRKSLDYSDVYYVDRVKPFFINQKIFYEVTFRIANDFTSKFDRMIAFTNIELISNYALKFAIVENTIELYDKIIPIKIITDYEVSIRPCEFKNLSQIIFGRYNNFSRNNEYKNLMRYMKNNNLNLLDIIYLSEEKYIQFKIDLANNAKTSNIRDLLDKYREIVLPKLPGSNILRYLLYVMNNNIIKKQFWSKPNNKLSDLYLKNSVIPFDKIPYSFFPPKHTPRIVELFKCIDSENREDELLARLIRNNSEIRGMLYTNKKDIKTFKNIDELIKKYNVKLYHAHKPDAELKEDRRQIYLHGYEKNVIEIIEKINNLSKKGLKGYSEAVKSWLEEKGGFVDDPIKKEALIDMFENSTVSLVYGSAGTGKTKLIEYITLFFKDRTKDYSILFLANTHTAVNNLRRRVGNVSNSTFGTVKKYSQEEFTIDILIIDECSTISNIDMLNILKKINFKLLVLVGDIYQIDSIRFGNWFYLLNKFFPHLVVELQETRRTKNTELLDFWNAVRNLENTIEERISRNNFATSLDNTIFESSDTDEIILCLNYNGLYGINNINMLLQQSNPKPEEKWGIYAFKIGDPILFNEIGRRSFGGVLYNNLKGIIKDISFEYNQETGEKIKIFFTVEIEDVLTEFDVAGTDVELIEPKENSSIIKFYVNKFASADEDSSELKDDIIPFQIAYALSIHKSQGLEYNSVKIVITDEVEEQISHNIFYTAITRSKEKLKIYWSPQTQKKILETITHKFNDKDFNILKSKINTY from the coding sequence GTGAGAAAAACAAATGTATCATTAAAAAATTCCGATAAATATATTTGTGATAATATAAAAAGAATTAAACCAGATGATATTGATTTCTACTCAAGCAATATTTTTAAAGGTTTAAGAGATTTTACAGAAAATGTGGTTGTAAAATTATCAGGGGAAGAGTATTATAGTCATGATATTTTTAATAATGTTAAAGGTAAAGTTTTTTCCAATGGTAAATATAAATTTTTAAAAGATTTTCATCAATTACTTCAAAAATCAATGTCTCATTATACAGAAGTCGGCGAGAATGCAACAAGGTTGATATTTAAATATTACGAATATCTACTAAAGATTAAAACACTTATGAAAAACGAATTTGATTTAGACTTATTAAGTGGATTGGAAATAATTGAAGATTTTATAAATGAAGATAAAGATTTAAAAGAATACTATGAAAAAATAGCCAATGTAATTAGTACACCTACTATTTTTAGAAAATCCTTGGATTATAGTGATGTTTATTATGTTGATCGAGTGAAACCATTTTTTATTAATCAAAAGATTTTTTATGAAGTAACTTTTAGAATAGCAAATGATTTTACAAGCAAATTTGATAGAATGATTGCTTTTACAAATATAGAATTAATATCAAATTATGCTTTAAAATTTGCAATAGTTGAAAATACCATAGAGCTGTATGACAAAATAATCCCTATTAAAATTATAACAGATTATGAAGTATCTATTAGGCCTTGTGAATTTAAAAATCTATCACAAATAATCTTTGGTAGATACAACAATTTCTCAAGAAATAATGAATATAAAAACTTAATGCGGTATATGAAAAATAATAATTTAAATTTATTAGATATTATTTATTTAAGTGAAGAAAAATATATACAATTTAAAATAGATTTAGCAAATAATGCAAAAACATCAAATATAAGAGATTTGTTGGATAAGTATAGAGAAATTGTACTACCTAAGCTTCCGGGTTCTAATATATTAAGATATTTATTGTATGTAATGAACAATAATATTATTAAAAAACAATTTTGGAGCAAACCTAACAATAAATTATCAGATTTGTATTTGAAAAATAGTGTAATTCCTTTTGATAAAATTCCTTATAGTTTTTTTCCTCCTAAACATACTCCAAGAATTGTTGAATTGTTTAAATGTATAGATTCTGAGAATAGAGAAGATGAACTACTCGCAAGGTTAATTAGAAATAATTCAGAAATAAGAGGAATGTTATATACAAACAAAAAAGATATAAAAACTTTTAAGAATATTGACGAACTAATAAAAAAATATAATGTTAAATTGTACCATGCACATAAACCTGATGCAGAATTAAAAGAAGATAGAAGGCAAATATATCTACACGGCTATGAAAAAAATGTTATAGAAATAATAGAAAAGATAAATAATTTATCTAAAAAAGGATTAAAAGGATATTCGGAAGCAGTTAAATCTTGGTTAGAAGAAAAGGGAGGCTTTGTTGATGATCCTATAAAAAAAGAGGCATTAATAGATATGTTTGAAAATTCAACAGTTTCATTGGTTTATGGATCGGCAGGAACAGGCAAAACAAAATTGATAGAATATATAACACTTTTTTTTAAAGATAGAACAAAAGATTATAGCATTTTGTTTTTAGCAAATACTCATACTGCTGTTAATAATTTAAGAAGAAGAGTAGGCAATGTTTCAAATTCCACTTTTGGAACAGTGAAAAAATATAGTCAAGAAGAATTCACTATAGATATTCTCATAATTGATGAGTGTAGTACAATTAGTAATATTGATATGCTCAATATTTTAAAGAAAATCAATTTTAAATTATTAGTACTTGTGGGAGATATTTATCAAATAGATTCTATTAGGTTTGGAAATTGGTTTTATTTATTAAATAAATTTTTTCCACATTTGGTAGTTGAGCTTCAAGAGACTCGTAGAACAAAAAATACGGAGTTGTTAGATTTTTGGAATGCTGTTAGAAATTTAGAAAATACTATTGAAGAAAGAATCAGTAGAAATAATTTTGCAACAAGTTTAGATAATACAATTTTTGAAAGTAGTGATACTGATGAAATTATTTTATGTTTAAACTATAATGGTCTATATGGGATAAATAATATCAATATGTTGCTACAACAAAGCAATCCAAAACCTGAAGAGAAATGGGGCATATATGCCTTTAAAATTGGTGATCCTATTTTGTTTAATGAAATAGGTAGAAGAAGTTTTGGTGGTGTTTTGTATAATAATTTAAAAGGAATTATTAAGGATATTAGTTTTGAATACAATCAGGAAACAGGCGAGAAAATAAAAATTTTTTTTACAGTAGAAATTGAGGATGTTTTAACTGAATTTGATGTAGCTGGAACAGATGTGGAGCTAATTGAGCCGAAGGAAAATAGTTCAATTATCAAATTTTATGTTAATAAATTTGCTTCTGCAGATGAAGATAGCAGTGAATTAAAAGATGATATTATTCCTTTTCAAATTGCTTATGCTCTTTCAATTCATAAATCTCAAGGATTAGAATATAACTCTGTAAAAATAGTCATTACAGATGAAGTGGAAGAACAAATTTCACATAATATATTTTATACAGCTATTACAAGATCAAAAGAAAAATTAAAAATATATTGGTCACCACAAACACAGAAAAAAATATTAGAAACAATAACACATAAATTTAATGATAAAGATTTCAATATATTGAAAAGCAAAATAAATACTTATTGA
- a CDS encoding transposase has protein sequence MKSIPGIGDVTAITLLHLFMHYEDTDQAQIVSLAGLDPIEKNSGTSVRGRTKISKAGSRIYRSALFMSAMVAIRYNDRMKIFYNRLKSCGKHTTAAQVAVMRKLLIIAHSHYKNNETYKTQTDKWASGQGCEAA, from the coding sequence ATCAAGTCGATTCCCGGTATCGGTGATGTGACCGCCATTACATTGTTGCACCTGTTCATGCACTATGAGGATACCGACCAGGCGCAAATCGTCTCTTTGGCCGGCTTGGACCCTATCGAAAAAAATTCTGGAACATCGGTGCGTGGACGAACGAAAATTTCCAAAGCCGGAAGCAGAATATATCGCAGTGCTTTATTTATGAGTGCGATGGTGGCTATTCGTTACAACGATAGAATGAAAATATTTTATAATCGTCTCAAATCATGCGGCAAACATACGACTGCCGCTCAGGTAGCTGTGATGAGAAAGTTGCTGATCATCGCCCATTCACATTATAAAAATAATGAAACATACAAGACACAGACTGATAAATGGGCATCTGGGCAAGGATGTGAAGCAGCCTGA
- a CDS encoding DUF1501 domain-containing protein: MGTNTKRRDFLKQALATSAGIPALMSLLGAFERLEAADDGRDYKAIVCVLLEGGADVCNMIAPLDEKYDAYKAVRKNIALAKESLLSLTGEYGMRENMGDMQKLFQDGKLAVIANVGTLVEPVTAQEVEEGSKAIPFELFAHNTQRNQWMLGDATGGSRSGWAARAADWLYDPGDTAAAYANINAADVNTLLQNGGRHEAVQFADAEIPGDTMRSYGFGPESGGSDLGNVYQDIYESKMAARHKLMKVFASRRVVELNRPETLNGLFDGVKELEFDTGVHEVGKPLGKQLEIAAKILSVKENFPGTPKRQIFFVNHHGWDTHDSDNEHQAGYLSQSLGEFQNALDEMGLSEQVTTFTVSDFGRSLSPNGAGTDHGWGSHAFVMGGAVKGGAIYGTMPRIEPDSPDAWHDRLVPTIAMESYLATLAAWMGVSESDLDAIFPNLGSFHQRNLGFFS; encoded by the coding sequence ATGGGAACCAATACCAAACGCAGAGACTTTCTCAAACAGGCACTTGCGACCTCGGCAGGCATCCCGGCACTGATGTCACTGCTGGGAGCATTCGAACGGCTCGAAGCGGCTGATGACGGCAGGGACTACAAAGCCATCGTCTGTGTGCTTCTTGAAGGGGGAGCGGATGTGTGCAACATGATAGCACCCCTGGATGAAAAATATGACGCCTACAAGGCTGTACGCAAAAACATTGCCCTGGCCAAAGAGTCTCTTCTGTCTCTCACCGGTGAATACGGCATGCGTGAGAACATGGGTGATATGCAGAAGCTCTTCCAAGACGGGAAACTCGCCGTCATCGCCAATGTCGGCACCCTTGTCGAGCCGGTCACCGCTCAAGAGGTCGAAGAGGGAAGCAAAGCGATTCCCTTTGAACTCTTCGCCCACAATACCCAGCGCAACCAATGGATGCTAGGAGACGCCACCGGCGGCAGTCGCAGCGGCTGGGCGGCACGGGCGGCGGATTGGCTCTACGATCCCGGTGATACGGCAGCGGCCTATGCCAATATCAATGCCGCCGATGTCAATACCCTGCTGCAAAACGGCGGCCGGCACGAGGCGGTGCAGTTTGCCGACGCGGAGATTCCGGGTGATACGATGCGCAGTTACGGTTTCGGGCCTGAATCGGGCGGAAGCGATCTGGGCAATGTCTATCAGGACATCTACGAATCCAAAATGGCTGCCCGCCATAAACTGATGAAAGTTTTCGCTTCCAGACGTGTGGTCGAGCTCAACCGTCCCGAGACGCTTAACGGACTTTTTGACGGAGTCAAAGAGCTGGAGTTCGATACCGGGGTCCATGAAGTGGGTAAGCCGCTGGGCAAACAGCTCGAGATCGCCGCCAAGATTCTCTCGGTGAAAGAGAACTTCCCCGGCACTCCGAAACGACAGATTTTCTTCGTCAATCATCACGGTTGGGACACCCACGACAGTGACAACGAACATCAGGCAGGCTACCTGAGCCAATCACTTGGTGAATTCCAGAATGCACTCGACGAGATGGGATTGTCCGAGCAGGTGACGACCTTTACCGTCTCCGACTTCGGCCGCTCTCTCAGTCCCAACGGTGCGGGAACCGACCACGGCTGGGGATCGCACGCTTTCGTGATGGGCGGTGCGGTCAAGGGTGGAGCGATCTACGGCACCATGCCGCGCATAGAGCCCGACTCACCCGATGCCTGGCACGACCGTCTGGTGCCGACCATCGCCATGGAGAGTTATCTCGCCACCCTGGCGGCATGGATGGGGGTATCGGAGAGTGATCTCGATGCGATCTTCCCCAATCTCGGGAGCTTCCATCAGCGCAATCTCGGATTTTTCTCGTAA